The Raphanus sativus cultivar WK10039 chromosome 2, ASM80110v3, whole genome shotgun sequence DNA segment ATAAGGTAAACAAACAAACTATTTCTTGATTCTAAACCACAATATTCTCTAATTTGTTTGGTTATATTTGTTTTGAGTCTCACTAGCTCTGGTATTCTTTTGATCGGTGagagtttcaaaattttagatacGTATGTTCATATAATACCTGTATTTGCATATCTACATGTATAGCTCCTACGCTTTTTTAAGCCTGgaattattacatttttactGCATCTTATAAAAGTCAACGAAGTTTCTTACTgttgagaaataaaataaatattccatTAAACTTTCATGTTTTCGCATAAATATAAGTTATCCATAAAAGAACTAATACATGTTTCTTTTTAGCTGTATGAATTGATTCGGGTCCGTTATTCTGATGGAATACACGTATTACAATCCAGTTTAATATAGGTACAAATTCTTGATTTCTTGGTATTCGATCTCTGGTCAGCTCGTGTCTTGATTTATGAAGAACTGATTCTCGTATAATGCTTATAAAATGtggatgaaaataaaaatgtaatgaaGGTGTATATATTGTAAGTATAATGTGTTTTGAAATTTACACTTAAGGAAGTGGAGCTTGGAGCAACAAAAGCAAAGCTGGATaaagtaaaagaagaaaacGAGAAGTTAAAGCTCTTACTCTCTACGGTCCTTGCAGAATACAGCTCTCTTCAAATGCATGTCTCCAATGTTATCCGACAGCAACATGAAGCTTCTATGAAGCTAGACGGTAATAATGGTCACGAGGATTTGGATGTAGATATATCTCTTAGGCTTGGAAGATCAGAGCAGAAAATATccaagaaagaggaagaagtaaAGAAAATTATTGCGGAAAATATTTCTATTGAGAAAAAGAAAGGGTCGGAAAAGAAAAGATCGGCATCTGGTTTAGGATtccggattcaaaattttgaagatcCGAATACCATGAAGTTAGATTATCTTTTTAGAGAGGTTAAGAATAAAGACGTGGAAAATACATGTTTATCTTCCAGGAAAGATTTCAAGACAGCCAGAAATGAAGATCATCATGAGGTTTTGGAAGGACATGAGCAACCAGGTCTAAAGAAAACTAGGGTTTGTGTGAAAGCCCCATGTGACGACCCATCAGTACGTACCAAACTATATGATGATACATCacatatacattcttttattCTATATGCAACATGTAACATATTGCTACTGATGTACATGAATGTATAGATAAACGACGGTTGCCAATGGAGGAAATATGGTCAAAAGACTGCAAAAACGAATCCTCTTCCACGATCCTATTACCGGTGCTCCATGTCCTCAAACTGTCCAGTCAGAAAACAGGTATAAAACATTCTACAACTAATATTCACAATCCGAAAATTCGAATTCGAACTTCTTAATAAAATTCAGAATCTTGAACCCATCAAACCTATTGTAACCACTTTTTTACAAATTCAATAGACTTGATAAATTATTGGATTGATATGAAGAGAAATGTGTTTTTGGActactaaagaaaaaaaaaactttactaaCTGGTTGACGTAGAGCCATAGACAAAGAACATTGGTATTAGTCATACAAATTTTGTGAATCTGATTATGTAGACCATTTGATGGTGATCCAGTGGTTGGAGTGTTCACCCTAAATGTTAAGGACTGGAGAGTCCTCCCACTGCGATTTTGATCATGGTTTGTCACTGTAATTGGTTTAAATGACCAGGAGTTATATCCTGAATATTAATGTGAATAAGAATGTATATATGTAGGTGCAGAGATGCGGGGAAGATGATACATCTGCTTATATGACGACATACGAAGGAAACCACGACCATCCTCTTCCCATAGAAGCAACTCATATGGCTGCTGGAACTTCTGCTGCCGCCTCCTTACTACAAACTGgctcctcctcttcctcgaGCTTAAGCCATTTCTTTCCTTTTCACCACTTCTCTGTCTCCACCACCAATTCCCACCCCACTGTAACACTTGACCTCACACAACCAAACTATGATCCCAATCAATTACCAAACtaccctctttcttcttcctctctcagCTTCTCCTCCTCTGCTCGTCCATCTTCCTCGAAAAGTCACACATTGAGCTTCAGTGGTTTGAAATCACAAGCTCCCTTTAATACATATTCAAATTTATCACATAAAACCAGACTTTCTGGACAGCAGTGACTTTGTATATTGGTTTAGATACATGTTTTTTGGTCatgttttaaattgttttaggCATCACGGACTTCCAACTCGAAACAAATAGCACTGAGTGGAGAAATCCTTGTCATTTGTACACAATACTAAAATTATCTTTTTGTGAGATCTTCTAACAGTTTCTTCAATCTGGTTTTGAATTATGTGCGTGTCATATACAGTTgtagatattaaatttatttagttaatggTGTTGAAgcttttgtaattatattttgcTACACAAAACAATTTTCTACAACTATATATCCTGGTGAGTTTTTTGAATAAAATCTGAAATACTGATCTCAGTATGTCAGATTTGAAAACATCGTCAATATCTTTATCGATCATCAATCTTATAACCAACCATTAACCAAAGAGATTTGCATAActaatgaaaaccaaataaaaatataaagaagcTAGCATAATATTCTAAACTAATTTGCTAAACTCCAACTATTCTATATTTCTCAAATAAACATTTGAAAAACAGGCGATACTTGTAGTTGTAGCAAATTGTTTCTTTTCTGAAACTATGTGCTAAAGTCTGGCCCACCCGAGTCAGAAGGCTCCGATTGAAGCGCTGTTATTCACTCTTTGATAGAGCGACACGTGTCACCGCAAAGAAGCTGCGTAACCGCCAGTTAAGCAAAACCAAAGGTTCCTCTCCGACACGTCGCATATCCGATCACTGAAGCACGCccctgttttaaaaaaaaaaacaaaaacttaaacaaGATTTACGTTTTCTCGTTCTTGAATCTGGAATCAACATAGATTACTTTCAAGTCGAATCATTTTGCGTTTCACAAGGTGGTATCAAGATATGGCGGGAAGTGAGAGTTTAGATAAAGAGATAAGCTCGGCGGTTTCTAGCTGCGAGGCGTATTTCGAAAAAGTTCAGTCGAGGAAGAACCTTCCCAAGTCTCTTCAAGAAACCTTAAACTCTGCCTTCGCCGGAATCCCCGTCTCCTCCTTCCCTCGAGTTCCCGGCGGCAGAggtaattaaaactaaattataatcTCTGTCTTAAAAATCATAGTACACTCGCTTACGttctgtttttgttgttgttgttgtgtgtaTGGATCAATAGTGATAGAGATTCCATCGGAAACATCTGTGTCCGAAGCAGTAAAGATTCTTTCAGACAGTAAGATTCTCTCAGCTCCTGTAATAAACAAAGATCACGAGAGCTCCCTAGACTGGAGCGAGAGATACCTAGGAATCATCGACTACTCCTCCATCATCCTATGGGTTCTTGAGAGTGCAGAACTCGCTGCAATCGCATTATCCGCCACGTCAGCAACCGCTGCTGGTGTTGGCGCAGGAGCCGTGGGAGCTTTAGGTGTTGCAGCGCTCGGTGCAACCGGTCCTGTTGCTGCAGCGGGGCTAGCGGCTGCTGCTGTTGGAGCTGCCGTTGCTGGTGGTGTTGCAGCTGACCGTGGTATCGGGAAAGATGCTCCAACGGCTGTTGATAGGTTGGGAAAAGATTTCTATCAAGTCATTCTACGTGAAGAGCCTTTCAAATCAACCACCGTAAGTTTTAGTGTTATGTCACTTCCATTGGATTATTAAGAAAACCATTTTTATTAGGTATAAAATTtcctaagaaaaataaatattaaaattttaaaaatagttgaaTATGGATGTAGTGAGTTATAAATTACTATTAATTCACACAACCCATATACAAccattaaactaaattttaccTCAATCGAGGTTTTCTTGGTAACTCGTGATTGttcacaatatttataaaagcaAAATGTTTATCTTCATGACAATGACTGATTATGATAtggttgtgttttttttctttcaggttAGAACGATACTAAAGTCCTTTAGATATGCTCCCTTTGTTCCGGTGTCTACAGAGAGTTCCATGTTGAGTGTTTTGTTACTACTCTCAAAGTACCGGTTAAGAAACGTTCCGGTGATTAAACCAGGTGAACCAGATATCAAGAACTACATTACTCAATCTGCAGTTGTTTATGGTCTTGAAGACTGCAAAGGCAGAGACTGGTTCGACCACATTTCAGCTCTCCCAATTTCTGATCTAGGCCTTCCGTTCATGACACCTAACGAGGTAAGAGTTAGATATCTTCACGGACATTAGATGCAAACCGGTGAAATCAAGTTTCTTGGATTCAGGTTATTAGCATTGACAGCGAAGAACATATACTTGAAGCATTCAAGCGAATGAGAGACAACAACATTGGTGGTCTTCCCGTTGTTGAAGGGACAAACAAGAAGATAGTTGGAAACATAAGCATGAGAGACATCAGATATCTGTTACTTCAACCTGAAGTCTTCTCCAATTTCAGGCATCTTACGGTGAGGAATTTCACTACAAAGATTGCTACGGCGGGAGAGGAATACGGTTTGGCTATTCCTGCGATAACATGTAGGCCTGATTCGACTTTGGGCAGTGTTATAAACAGTTTGGCTTCGAGGTCGGTGCATCGAGTTTATGTTGGGGATGGAGATGAGAATGAGCTTTATGGAGTTATTACACTGAGGGATGTGATCTCTTGTTTCGTGTCAGAACCTCCCAACTACTTTGAGAACTGTCTAGGCTTCTCGGTTAAAGAAATGCTTAACCGATGATGATATCTTTTTTTCTCAGCTTTTTGGTCTTCTATGGATTTTGgtctttcttgttctttttttttttcgtctaGTTCTTTCTTCGTTGAAATTCTCAAAGTTGTCGTGTTTAATATCGAAACTTGTCAGCCAATTTTCAAGTATTAACGTCTTGTACACTTTTATttacaaaagtaaaataaaGAGTATGAGACTTTCTGAAATAAACCAGACAACCAATCAAAGAACGCAATTTGGTCCACCATCGTCCAGCCTTTGATCTGGCTGCCATGTTTGTGTTAACTCCTGCAATGCAAAAGATAATGATGTATGTTCTGTTTCAAGATCATCGTTACTTTCTCTAAGTAGACAAACAGATCAACACGATAGCAGAATGGATCTGAAAATgttctaaaaacataatttagaTAGTAAATGAGtcatgtgacaaaaaaaaaagatagtaaATGAGTCAAAACTTTAACGAAACAGAGTGCTAcactataaaaagaaattactCATTCATGAGAGCACCATAAATTAATCCGTTGCTTTTTTACATGAAGGTGCTTACATATAAATCACCAGGATGGTCACATCTCGATAACACATCTAACCTTACGTGCCAATATGCCACCTAGAGTCCCCCCAAACACTTCAGTGTTCATTTGATTGATTTATCTTGTAGATATGATACAACTCAGTTTTGAACAATGAAGCGTTAAAGGGAACTCAAGGTGGCATTTGACTCTTTACTCGCAATGTCTTTCGCTAATGCTTCTTTTCTTACTCAATGACAGTACTCACAACccaaattacatatttatatctACTTCTCCATTGTatgtttttctcttcttttttgtaAAGGAATTTCTTAGAAAgggaatatatattatatattctgcACTACATATAAAACATGCGGGAAATTTGAAGATGAACCAAGACGAAATTTGGGTAATAAGGAACTTAGAGATTAAAAGTATCTCCATCAGTTGCTACAAAAGCAGATTTCACAGGATCTTTCTTGTGGTAGATCttattctaactttttttcCTTCATGTAACTGCAATGTTAATGTGTGGTTCATACCAAGTTTTGTGTAAAGCCAATCCTCAAATACTAAAGTTTccatcaaattttaattagcaaacattttaaaatgtatacagcttaaaaaaaaacatttgatggTGGCAAGATCTGCCAATGCCGCAGGCTCAATGGTTTGTCAGACTAAAGCGATGAATcatgacaaaaaataatttttctataattttactTTGCTTTAATAAAACAACTAGATCAAAATCAGTGCTTTGCACGggataaacaaatatatttaatgtttaattgaaatattaaatatatatattgtatatgaCATAATCTAAAAATTGTGTAATCATATAtggaaaaatatgtttttaatttgtatttttaaaagaaaattataataaaaatacataaatagagTTAGAAAATACACATTTTAAATGGTTGTAAAAcagttttattaattatgtgactaaacacacaaaaatagtTACTCCACCTATTACAAATATTTGAGTTATAACAACTTCCCTTGTATATGTATAGAATCAAACACCTATATGAAAACTATAGACTCAAAACTATATcgggaaatatataaaaaactataacAAAAGTTGACGATAGTGAACCATTAGTTTTTCAGTATATTATATAAGGCAGTATATAACCCTTTTAGtttaaaatgcaaaaatattaaatattataaataaaaaagagaaatagGTATTCGTCGATCCCAGATTTCTGATCTaaatttttcagaaaaaatggTTTCTACATAGATGAATTTTAtactaattttgtaattttttcatTCTTATATCTAATTATTACattctttagatttttttttatgtttgaacTCGAAGTACCTAAGATTCAATTTTGCAAAGAAAAACATAGTACAAAATCGTATATTTAATGTATTAATATTATGGgaataatattaattgtatGATCATATTAATTTCCAATAGTAAACAGagttacaaatttaaaaaaaaaaattgtaaacataATCATTAAATTATTATTGGTAACTTGTAAATCTGATTTTCCATTTCAAATACGACATTAAATGTTTGACCAAATGCATATATAAATCTATGTTTATAACTTATTATAAATCTACCAATGGCATATATTGTTTATTATAAATCTATAGTCATTTCTAGTAGTCATTTCATTAATCCATAACATATTATAAATCTGCTAATGACATATATTGTAATTGTTCTAGTAAATGTTGgtctattaaaaaagaaacattaggaAGCATATGGTGATGACACTTCATCAATAATGACAAACTTGtgaatataatattaaacaaagGTTATTCTCCTAAAATATTTCTCTATTAATAAGTAGGGGATGGATTAGCTTCGTTGTTtaaccaaaaacaaacaaacaatggATTAGTTGTATTAACATTTGAAAACTTATTTTACTTTCGATTTAACTACTGACTGTAACATATTCTTAATAAAAAACTTATTCAGAATATTAGGTGTATTAACATTTGAAAacttattgttattattattatggatatacaaaaatcaaaaatgaaaattaaattttttgttactTTGGTTATTGGGAGCATGAAACTAATTTAGAAGAATCTCACCATTTCCTTCGGATTTTAAAGCTCTCTAATAGGCAATGGAGTAGATCCTACAAATAAAGATATGTCAGGTTTTTGGCACATATAGTAAAGATTTAACATTGACGATTCAAGATCGAGGAACATGACCTGATTTTTCCACTGAACTAAAAGAGATGATGAAGCTTAAGAATAGATTTACAGCATTTTCGATTATTTTTATTCCTCGTTCTGAAAATATATAGTCTAATCCATTAACTAAAATAGAAAGATCTTTTCATAGAGATTTGTACTATATTggttattttgttttggtttagtttcaTAGATCATCTCAAATTTGATTAATAGAATAGTCgtttgatgaagaaaaaaaactttgtaaCAATGGAACTCTATCAGATTAACCTTTGAAAAAGATCATAGTAGGGAAAAAGACAATCAAGTTTACTCTTTTATCGTTAACTATTTTAGCAACTTTTTCGATTACATAACTAATTTAGCAACTTATAGGGggcatgtatatatatattgaaacacCATAGGGTCATGTTTATATATAGCAAAATCGGTTTAAAACGTGTACGTAATTGATCAACGTTCTATCATCGGATTGTTTggttcaatatatataattttagttacactacatttttgtaacaaactaaatacaataCGTCATGTTATGATGTAGTGTAATATATCCAATAATTGGCGTCAAATTTAGGTTGGACGAAATTTTCATCGGATTTATGCTTCTTGTTTCGGGAAATTGAAATGAAACTTTGTCTAAACTTACGAAATCTTGGTTctaaattgtttataaaatatcatattgTAAACACGCTGGAACCTTAAAATTCTGATTTGGAATTACGTTTATGTTTCAAAAATACAAtgtcataaataaataaaaaatataaaatcatgttttttgtttttatatagtTCTAATATTTAATAGTCatgaaatagagagaatagaaatatataagtattaaatctaatactataaattatctttGTGCATTGAGGTTTTTATTAGAGATATAGCAtgtatattcaaatatattgtgttaattatttatgaaatattaaaaataattaatataataatttcctgtaaacttaatttatgtgtattttcacagtttaattcaaaatcatttaaaatcattatcaataaaagatttatttttaatttgaatcaaataatctttatttttaattttataaaattttcttatatatatatatatatgtatatggaTATACGCTTCCAATATATTTCTAAAAGATCTCGCAACTGCATTTTCATACGATTTGGATTCCGTGTACATGCTTCCAATTTCATGTAACATAGCACCAAACACTAACCTAATGAGTACTTTTGCATGTATGCGAATGTATATGTATCGTTACTGGCATCTACGCGTAATGCCTGTATATAATCAATGTGATCTTTCTTATCATGTAAAAAGCTGAAAGGAAAAGGAATTTATGCAGTTTTCTTGAAATATTTGATTCCTGTACTTAATCCCGAAATGACGTCTAAATTCACAATGCCTCCAAGTGTATATATAGAAACGCCAATCCCTCCAAGATTTCAAACCATAGTGCTCTCGTAAAGTAACATATTCCACCGAAATACAGAAAATACATTGATCATGTAGTTTAGAACGAAACATATTGTTTTGGTCGGATGTTTCCTAGAGTTCCTCTGAGCACTTCACTGGATATAACATTTCTATCAAAACGAAATGTATTCTACTGAAGTGTTTGGGGGAACTCCTGGACTCATTCGGTACTTTCAGTTCACTAGATTAAGTTTGGTTTGAAAATACTTATGATTATGAGTTACTTTTATGCCGGAAactcaaactatagaaatagcTCTTTTGAATCTGAGTGACTAAATTGCCTAGACACTCATTTACCAACAAACGAACAGTtgtttgtaaaaagaaaaaactttttaatcaaCCTTGTATGTATGTATGCGCGTAGTCTCTTAATTCGTGAGGTCTTGACTAAAGGCGAATTAAGCAAGGGATCAAATACAGAACATTgaattgatttttataaatactgATTTAACtacttcaattttttcttttgttcttcagGTTAGTCAATCACTAATTTATTACTAccttacatttttattttattggacAGCTATCATCTTACCTTAATCAGTCCCATATGTATCAATTTTGTCAGCATAAGACTAGCACtatccccttcttattattttgagtagaccatttaaaaataaaccttTATTTTATGTGAGATTTACAAGTGTATCATTTTTTAGGTGTCACAACCACAATTCACATCACAACTTTTTTGGAAAAACTCTTTTTAACCTAGACTAATTACATAACATGCcattacatttaataaatagtatatgtTTCATTTGTGCATATACGCTAAAGATAAACAATGGAATTTAATGAGTTACTAGATAAGGAAAAGAtcaatattgttatatatatttttatgttttgtaatttacatatatagtagaatatattattttataatatagatgtttgataataatatttttgtttgcacaaaatattatatttaaaatctataacttgatgcaatttgatgtaactgtactattcatatattgacatgttgttcttttgtaaatttattttaaaatgaaacaatatactaatttttttttgcattagttttctatgagttattattagttttatgatattttatttaattcaaaattaaactctcaaattttttatattcgactaaactaaataaaggaatactattttaaaatatatatatatatagaaaatccCTTAATTTTAGCCTAAGATTTTTTAACTAAGCAATCAACATAAATgctaatatacaaataattttgactatataaattattagattctTTGATATGGTCAAATCTCATAGTTAATATTGTTTcatatttgttgatttttagttataatactttttaaaaaatttaaattatatgctAAAGTCTCGTATTATTCGAATGAAAAATTTAGTGATAGAATATTCGTTTTCTTTCAAATCAAGGTGAAATCAAGATTTGCATTAGATAACAAGAAATCAGACATGTAATCGTTCATTCTATATGTGGGtaaaaacaaaatctatatGTAGTCAAGATATGTATGATATTGTGGAAACATAAATTTCCAAAGTGTCgatcgttttatattttatacttataaaaCGCCGTATAATATTATGGAAACATAAATTTCAATATTATACTTTATACATAAATTTCGAAAGTGTCCAAAGTATAATAGAAACTAGAATTTTATACGCCTCTGCGtggatgtttgatttaatttatgCTCAACGTAAACTCATAAACTgctggttttataagaaaaactcatgtatatttttatgttttgtaatttacatatatattagaatatattattttataatatagatgtttgataataatatttttatttgcacaaaatattatattaaaactataacttgatgcaatttgatgtaGTTGTAATATTCATACATagacatgttgttcttttgtaaatttattttaaaataaaacaatatactaatttttttacattagttttctatgagttattattaattttgtgatattttatttacttcaaAATTAAACTCTCGGAATTTTTATATTCGAATAAACTAAATAAGAGAAtactatatttataaatatatatatatatatatatatatatatatatatatatatatatatatatatatatatatatagacaatcCCTTAATTTAAGCCCAAGATTTTTTAACTAAGCAATCAACATAAAtgctaataaataaataattttgaccatataaaatattagattcTTTAATATGGTCAGATCTCATAGTTAATATTGTTTcatatttgttgatttttagttataatattttaaaataaaaataaattataaactaaaagtTAGGTATTATTCGGATTGTTTGGCGATATAATATTCGTTTTCTTTCAAATTATCGAGGTGAAATTAACCCTCTCAGTTATTATCTGTTATTGAGTTAAGGTTTATTAAggaaataaaaactaaatctagaaccaattaatatcattttacaaatattctaaattatattgaaaataataatttacttggtggataatttttttaatttatttattttaatttagatttaaaataaaaaataattctagaaaccaactaatatttttaaaagtattagttacaattcttttaaaaaatattaaaaatgtgaatATCAATATATATGTTATCATAAAAAGTTAGTGACATATACATTACATGTTCTACGTGTTTTTTACTCCATCTCAATCTCTTTCTGACTAAACTTGGTATGCAATTCTATTGACCGAAATAAATACgcttattatttcttataataCATTGCAAATCATAATCATGTCATTAATTGCCATGATAATTGCCATGATCCCTATAAATCATAATCACGTTATTAATTGTACCTATATTAATTCAATTTTCTGTGTTTAGGCGA contains these protein-coding regions:
- the LOC108839864 gene encoding probable WRKY transcription factor 36 isoform X1 — translated: MIKEKTSSCVHPSDGVMAESDKEVELGATKAKLDKVKEENEKLKLLLSTVLAEYSSLQMHVSNVIRQQHEASMKLDGNNGHEDLDVDISLRLGRSEQKISKKEEEVKKIIAENISIEKKKGSEKKRSASGLGFRIQNFEDPNTMKLDYLFREVKNKDVENTCLSSRKDFKTARNEDHHEVLEGHEQPGLKKTRVCVKAPCDDPSINDGCQWRKYGQKTAKTNPLPRSYYRCSMSSNCPVRKQVQRCGEDDTSAYMTTYEGNHDHPLPIEATHMAAGTSAAASLLQTGSSSSSSLSHFFPFHHFSVSTTNSHPTVTLDLTQPNYDPNQLPNYPLSSSSLSFSSSARPSSSKSHTLSFSGLKSQAPFNTYSNLSHKTRLSGQQ
- the LOC108839703 gene encoding SNF1-related protein kinase regulatory subunit gamma-1-like, translating into MAGSESLDKEISSAVSSCEAYFEKVQSRKNLPKSLQETLNSAFAGIPVSSFPRVPGGRVIEIPSETSVSEAVKILSDSKILSAPVINKDHESSLDWSERYLGIIDYSSIILWVLESAELAAIALSATSATAAGVGAGAVGALGVAALGATGPVAAAGLAAAAVGAAVAGGVAADRGIGKDAPTAVDRLGKDFYQVILREEPFKSTTVRTILKSFRYAPFVPVSTESSMLSVLLLLSKYRLRNVPVIKPGEPDIKNYITQSAVVYGLEDCKGRDWFDHISALPISDLGLPFMTPNEVISIDSEEHILEAFKRMRDNNIGGLPVVEGTNKKIVGNISMRDIRYLLLQPEVFSNFRHLTVRNFTTKIATAGEEYGLAIPAITCRPDSTLGSVINSLASRSVHRVYVGDGDENELYGVITLRDVISCFVSEPPNYFENCLGFSVKEMLNR
- the LOC108839864 gene encoding probable WRKY transcription factor 36 isoform X2; the encoded protein is MHVSNVIRQQHEASMKLDGNNGHEDLDVDISLRLGRSEQKISKKEEEVKKIIAENISIEKKKGSEKKRSASGLGFRIQNFEDPNTMKLDYLFREVKNKDVENTCLSSRKDFKTARNEDHHEVLEGHEQPGLKKTRVCVKAPCDDPSINDGCQWRKYGQKTAKTNPLPRSYYRCSMSSNCPVRKQVQRCGEDDTSAYMTTYEGNHDHPLPIEATHMAAGTSAAASLLQTGSSSSSSLSHFFPFHHFSVSTTNSHPTVTLDLTQPNYDPNQLPNYPLSSSSLSFSSSARPSSSKSHTLSFSGLKSQAPFNTYSNLSHKTRLSGQQ